A genomic segment from Daphnia pulex isolate KAP4 chromosome 5, ASM2113471v1 encodes:
- the LOC124193885 gene encoding uncharacterized protein LOC124193885, with protein sequence MADSGSSSSSSSSESSSSSSSSSSSSSSDYSRRGDRRRRQARNRDRENERVAEGGRDRIQANPVHPPVSMDQPLPVNVVEQPAAQEHGGQQQHEIEGGLDGQQGPVGAQPNRVVRESSRKKVRPSRREGKRLVKRLRKGVSNKRVSKVKKRYSVSFSDKLGFKVPSIDFPMYMLLQKKLGSSASKTNINEAEKVLYKSQQSLFPMFPVLAYLEHQNLPGAQGKAVKDLANLAGRAFYDMSDMRRRNVLEIVGPNVVSLVDDRDKFKIEEDKELFGTSVVKKLRKDGQFLSDINSLDLGKSKSRSVKDRLAPPPSSPGDSRRRQYNNYGNNATNQLGYHRYDQGGSGGAQQQGAPIQPNQAGSFDFRRNNGAPPTNPNDAGPSNGGWFNRGYANGYSRGRGGRGGSRGRGNF encoded by the exons ATGGCTGATAGTGGATCGAGCTCATCTAGTTCAAGCTCAGAAAGTTCTAGTTCGTCATCGTCCAGCTCTTCCTCTTCATCAAGTGACTACTCGCGTAGAGGAGACCGCCGGCGCCGTCAGGCCCGCAACCGTGATCGCGAGAACGAGCGCGTGGCTGAGGGAGGCCGAGATCGTATCCAAGCCAATCCCGTCCATCCGCCTGTTTCCATGGATCAGCCCTTGCCAGTGAATGTGGTAGAACAACCAGCAGCTCAAGAGCATGggggacagcagcagcacgagaTTGAAGGGGGCCTAGACGGACAGCAAGGTCCGGTTGGGGCTCAGCCTAATCGCGTGGTTCGAGAATCTAGCAGGAAGAAGGTGCGCCCGTCAAGACGAGAGGGTAAAAGGTTGGTGAAGAGGTTGAGAAAGGGTGTGAGCAACAAGCGTGTGTCGAAAGTCAAGAAGCGCTACTCGGTGTCTTTCAGTGACAAGTTAGGTTTCAAAGTGCCTTCAATCGATTTCCCGATGTACATGCTACTACAGAAGAAGCTAGGCAGTTCCGCGTCCAAGACCAACATCAACGAGGCCGAGAAAGTGCTTTACAAGTCGCAGCAGTCCCTTTTTCCCATGTTCCCGGTCCTCGCCTATTTGGAGCATCAGAATTTGCCAGGTGCTCAAGGGAAGGCAGTGAAAGATCTGGCCAACCTGGCGGGCAGGGCATTCTACGACATGTCAGACATGAGGCGCAGGAATGTTTTGGAGATCGTCGGCCCAAACGTTGTTTCTCTGGTGGATGATAGGGACAAGTTCAAGATAGAAGAGGACAAGGAGCTTTTCGGCACATCGGTGGTGAAAAAATTGAGGAAGGATGGGCAGTTCCTTAGCGACATCAACAGCCTAGATttgggaaaatcaaaatcgagATCGGTGAAGGATCGTTTGGCCCCACCGCCATCGTCCCCTGGTGATAGCAGACGACGCCAATACAACAACTACGGCAACAACGCGACCAACCAACTTGGCTACCATCGTTATGACCAGGGCGGCTCCGGTGGAGCTCAACAGCAAGGCGCTCCTATACAGCCCAACCAGGCCGGATCCTTCGACTTTCGTCGCAACAACGGTGCTCCGCCGACTAATCCGAACGACGCCGGTCCATCCAACGGAGGCTGGTTCAACAGAGG ATACGCTAATGGCTATTCGCGCGGTAGGGGAGGCAGAGGAGGAAGCCGTGGTCGTGGAAACTTTTGA